A window from Leuconostoc mesenteroides subsp. mesenteroides encodes these proteins:
- the yhbY gene encoding ribosome assembly RNA-binding protein YhbY yields the protein MQLTGKQKRYLRSQANTLSPIFSVGKNGLTQNWVDEIVLALAKRELVKISLQQSADETAKEVADFIEAHSDITVAQTIGRTVVLYLPAKEDKYKKISLNLAKI from the coding sequence ATGCAATTAACAGGAAAACAAAAACGTTATTTACGTTCACAAGCAAACACATTATCACCAATTTTTTCAGTCGGAAAAAATGGTTTGACTCAGAATTGGGTTGATGAAATTGTTTTGGCCTTGGCCAAAAGAGAATTGGTCAAAATTAGTTTGCAGCAAAGTGCTGATGAAACAGCAAAAGAAGTTGCTGATTTTATTGAAGCACATTCAGATATCACGGTTGCACAGACAATCGGTCGTACGGTTGTCTTGTATTTACCAGCAAAAGAAGACAAATATAAGAAGATTTCATTAAATCTAGCAAAAATCTGA
- a CDS encoding methyltransferase domain-containing protein: MNNEINNNYSTFAAKYDQLFDSELYQEWVNFVRKNSKPTDIMDLGGGAGRLAVLLAQLDYTVDVLDLSPEMLSLAQRHANNANVDLALLQADMRDFSDWKKEYPIIVSFADALNYLPNLSDFRLAIQQVYDHLALGGQFLFDVITPYQVNVLYDNYYYNNDDDDENIFMWTSYPGEQENSVDHDLKFFVYDEAIDAFKIMREIHHEQTYDLKTYQETLRSAGFHDIEVFSNFGQNDIDEKTERWFFRAVK, encoded by the coding sequence ATGAATAATGAAATAAATAACAATTACTCTACATTTGCGGCAAAATATGACCAACTATTTGATTCAGAATTATATCAAGAGTGGGTTAATTTTGTGAGAAAAAATAGTAAGCCGACAGACATTATGGATTTAGGTGGAGGAGCTGGACGATTAGCAGTTTTATTAGCACAGCTTGATTACACTGTTGATGTACTAGATTTGTCACCAGAAATGTTATCACTGGCACAAAGGCATGCCAATAATGCAAACGTCGACTTAGCTTTGTTACAAGCTGATATGCGTGACTTTTCAGATTGGAAAAAAGAATACCCCATCATCGTTAGTTTCGCAGATGCTTTAAATTATTTACCAAATTTATCTGATTTTAGATTAGCTATTCAACAAGTGTATGATCATTTAGCACTTGGCGGACAATTTTTATTTGATGTGATCACACCTTACCAGGTTAACGTGCTTTACGATAATTATTACTATAATAATGATGACGATGATGAAAATATTTTTATGTGGACTAGCTATCCTGGTGAGCAAGAGAATAGTGTTGACCATGACTTAAAGTTTTTTGTGTATGATGAGGCAATTGACGCTTTTAAGATCATGCGCGAAATTCATCATGAGCAAACCTATGATTTAAAGACATATCAAGAAACTTTAAGAAGTGCTGGTTTTCATGATATTGAAGTTTTTTCGAACTTTGGACAAAATGATATTGATGAAAAAACAGAACGTTGGTTTTTTAGGGCGGTGAAATAA
- a CDS encoding HD domain-containing protein, giving the protein MTKYFDGTITDLEAKISEKLSDYRYQHVLRVRDYAVKLAKANDVDVNKAEVAALVHDYAKERSDNDFIKVIQAKHMDPDLIHWGNYVWHGIVGAEMIRNELGIVDTDILNAVRQHTTGAGASMDKLSQVIFMADYLELGRDFPGVEEARTITDQSLAQGIKYQIVHTLARLIHKETPIYPKSLETYNYWIKKEK; this is encoded by the coding sequence ATGACTAAGTATTTTGATGGTACAATTACTGATTTGGAAGCAAAAATTTCCGAAAAATTATCTGATTACCGTTACCAGCATGTTTTGCGTGTGCGTGACTATGCAGTGAAGTTGGCTAAAGCCAATGATGTTGATGTTAACAAAGCAGAAGTTGCTGCTTTGGTACATGATTATGCCAAAGAGCGATCAGATAATGATTTTATAAAAGTTATTCAGGCTAAACATATGGATCCAGATTTGATTCATTGGGGAAATTATGTTTGGCATGGTATTGTTGGCGCGGAGATGATTCGTAACGAGCTAGGAATTGTTGATACAGATATACTAAATGCTGTTCGTCAGCATACAACAGGCGCCGGTGCTAGTATGGATAAATTGTCACAAGTTATATTTATGGCAGATTATTTAGAACTAGGTCGTGATTTTCCAGGAGTCGAAGAAGCTCGTACGATTACTGACCAAAGTTTAGCGCAAGGTATTAAATATCAAATTGTTCATACCTTAGCACGTTTAATTCATAAAGAAACACCAATTTATCCTAAATCACTTGAAACATATAATTATTGGATTAAGAAAGAAAAATAA
- the yqeH gene encoding ribosome biogenesis GTPase YqeH: MTTEITDEYVQEQLNEGLRCIGCGALMQVEDKDKIGYLPMSALKKSISSEKLFCQRCFRLRHYNEIQPVELTDDDFANLLHQISDTKALIVYVIDVFDVTGSAISGLPRFVGKDNPILVVANKVDLLPKLLNKNRLKNWLRAELKTQGIQPVDVFLTSATRPKNLDELLDTIDNLRDGRDVFVVGVTNVGKSTLINQIIKSRTGIQNLITTSRFPGTTLDRIEIPLEDGQQLIDTPGIIKRDQMAHVLTDKDLKFALPKNEIKPRTYQLNPEQTIFIGGLARFDFISGARSAITAYFENNLNLHRTKLIGADDFYEQHAGELLAPAPIQHQNLIRHEFSITEDSDIVFSGLGWISVPAGIKVAGWAPKDVSVLIRKAMI; encoded by the coding sequence GTGACAACTGAAATTACTGATGAATATGTTCAAGAACAATTAAATGAAGGATTACGCTGCATTGGCTGTGGTGCTTTGATGCAAGTTGAAGATAAAGACAAAATAGGTTATTTGCCAATGAGCGCCCTCAAAAAATCCATTAGCAGTGAAAAATTATTTTGTCAACGTTGTTTTCGTCTACGTCACTACAACGAAATTCAGCCGGTAGAACTTACGGATGATGACTTTGCCAACCTGCTTCATCAAATATCAGATACCAAGGCATTGATTGTTTATGTTATTGATGTGTTTGATGTAACTGGTTCTGCAATTTCTGGATTACCTCGCTTCGTAGGAAAAGATAATCCAATTCTAGTAGTAGCTAATAAGGTTGACTTATTGCCTAAGCTATTAAACAAGAATCGCCTGAAGAACTGGTTGCGCGCTGAATTGAAAACACAAGGTATTCAACCCGTGGATGTCTTTTTAACGTCCGCAACCCGTCCTAAAAATTTAGATGAGCTATTAGATACCATCGATAATTTGCGTGATGGACGTGATGTCTTTGTCGTTGGGGTTACCAACGTGGGTAAATCAACGTTAATCAATCAAATTATCAAGTCTCGTACGGGTATTCAAAATTTGATTACGACATCGAGATTTCCAGGAACCACACTTGATCGAATTGAAATTCCATTGGAAGATGGTCAGCAACTAATCGACACGCCAGGAATTATTAAGCGTGATCAGATGGCTCATGTGCTAACCGATAAAGACTTAAAGTTTGCACTACCCAAAAATGAAATTAAACCACGAACGTATCAATTAAACCCAGAACAAACAATTTTTATCGGCGGTCTGGCGCGATTTGATTTTATCAGTGGTGCGCGTAGTGCCATAACGGCTTATTTTGAAAATAACTTGAATTTACACCGCACGAAGCTTATTGGTGCGGATGATTTTTATGAACAACATGCAGGTGAACTACTAGCACCAGCACCAATCCAGCATCAAAATCTAATCAGACATGAGTTCAGTATTACTGAAGACAGTGACATTGTTTTTTCAGGTTTAGGTTGGATTAGCGTACCGGCTGGCATAAAAGTAGCCGGTTGGGCACCAAAGGACGTCAGTGTCCTCATTCGAAAGGCAATGATTTAA
- a CDS encoding DUF177 domain-containing protein → MKYAKNQLLKYRQNPLVIKETLNLEEQAKSRFSEVVLELSPLEVTGSISYLDNDDITLDVNVLGNITVPSSRSLDPVVVPIHLAFSELYIEDENRLKDFEETEAVFVLENDSLNVDDAILDNIIATLPLQILTPEEETDDRLPSGKDWHVISQEAYENEKMIEDEPKIDPRLSKLDDFFKE, encoded by the coding sequence ATGAAATATGCAAAAAATCAATTATTAAAGTATCGTCAAAATCCGTTAGTTATCAAAGAAACTTTAAATTTAGAGGAACAAGCTAAAAGTCGCTTCTCAGAAGTAGTCTTAGAGTTATCACCACTTGAAGTTACCGGAAGCATTAGCTACTTAGATAATGATGATATCACGCTAGACGTTAATGTTCTAGGGAATATCACAGTACCATCTTCACGATCATTAGACCCTGTGGTTGTGCCAATTCATTTAGCATTTTCTGAATTATATATTGAGGATGAGAATCGTCTCAAGGATTTCGAAGAAACTGAGGCAGTTTTTGTATTAGAAAATGATTCTTTAAATGTGGACGATGCTATTTTGGATAATATTATAGCAACTTTGCCTTTACAAATTTTAACGCCTGAGGAAGAAACCGACGATCGGTTACCCTCTGGAAAAGATTGGCATGTTATCAGTCAAGAAGCTTATGAAAATGAGAAAATGATAGAAGACGAGCCGAAAATTGACCCTCGTTTATCAAAATTAGACGATTTTTTCAAAGAATGA
- a CDS encoding acylphosphatase codes for MKAIEIDVFGLVQGVGFRWFAQRTAQQHNIVGWVSNQKDGSVKIQAQGLPSDLTDFLSVLEKGPGFYSHVDKVITTNIPLFETNDFAIRG; via the coding sequence ATGAAAGCAATTGAAATTGATGTTTTTGGTTTAGTACAAGGTGTTGGGTTTCGATGGTTTGCACAGCGAACAGCACAGCAGCACAATATTGTTGGCTGGGTAAGTAACCAAAAAGACGGTTCTGTTAAAATACAAGCTCAAGGATTACCAAGTGATTTAACAGATTTTTTGTCAGTACTTGAGAAAGGCCCTGGTTTTTATAGTCATGTTGATAAGGTTATCACGACAAATATCCCATTATTTGAGACAAATGACTTTGCTATTCGTGGGTGA
- a CDS encoding nicotinate-nucleotide adenylyltransferase translates to MIGTSTTALQHQLELEPSETKHRIGIFGGTFNPPHIGQLVLAECVGKQLGLEKVYWMPNAQPVDATHASAIEPSYRMQLVHMAILDNPFFELELLEIRNGGESHTYQSMRELVDKHPENEYYFIMGANTVRKLPTWDHIDELSQIVTFAAGVHSGQETTSDYPVLWFDVPNISVSASEVRTRIRMNQSINYLVPEREALFIREYDLYRGLYD, encoded by the coding sequence ATGATTGGAACATCAACAACTGCACTACAACATCAGCTAGAACTGGAACCAAGTGAGACCAAACATCGTATTGGAATTTTTGGTGGTACCTTTAATCCACCGCACATTGGGCAGTTGGTTTTAGCAGAATGTGTTGGGAAACAACTTGGACTTGAAAAAGTTTATTGGATGCCTAATGCGCAACCTGTTGATGCTACTCATGCTAGCGCAATTGAACCGTCTTATCGCATGCAATTGGTTCATATGGCGATTTTGGATAATCCTTTTTTTGAACTTGAGTTATTGGAAATCCGTAATGGCGGCGAATCTCATACTTACCAATCAATGAGAGAACTTGTAGATAAGCATCCAGAAAACGAATATTATTTTATTATGGGTGCAAATACAGTTAGAAAGTTACCCACTTGGGATCACATTGACGAGTTAAGTCAAATTGTTACGTTTGCTGCTGGTGTCCATTCTGGACAAGAGACAACGTCCGATTATCCCGTGTTATGGTTTGATGTGCCAAACATTAGCGTCAGCGCTTCAGAGGTACGGACAAGAATTCGTATGAATCAAAGTATTAATTACTTGGTGCCAGAACGAGAAGCACTGTTTATTCGAGAGTATGATTTGTACAGAGGCTTATATGACTAA
- a CDS encoding response regulator, protein MSKVLIVEDEENLAKFVGLELKHEGYEAETVNDGRSGLDLALENDYDVILLDLMLPELNGLEVARRLREVKKTPIIMMTARDSVIDRVSGLDYGADDYLVKPFAIEELLARIRSLLRRIAIETETNDKHRSIINFKDLRIEKENRIARRDDQIINLTKREYDLLLTLVENINVVQSREQLLKEVWGFDSEVETNVVDVYIRYLRNKIDDPESKASYIQTVRGTGYVMRS, encoded by the coding sequence ATGAGTAAAGTATTGATTGTTGAAGATGAAGAAAACTTGGCAAAGTTTGTTGGTCTTGAACTTAAACATGAAGGATATGAAGCCGAAACGGTGAATGATGGTCGTTCTGGACTAGACTTGGCATTAGAAAATGATTATGATGTTATTTTGCTTGATTTGATGTTGCCTGAACTAAACGGTTTAGAAGTTGCGCGCCGATTGCGTGAAGTTAAAAAAACACCAATCATCATGATGACTGCCCGTGATTCAGTGATTGATCGTGTTTCTGGATTGGATTATGGTGCTGATGATTATTTGGTAAAGCCATTTGCGATTGAAGAATTGTTAGCTCGTATTCGTTCACTTTTGCGCCGTATTGCAATTGAAACTGAAACAAATGACAAGCATCGTTCAATTATTAACTTCAAAGACCTTCGTATTGAAAAGGAAAATCGTATTGCACGTCGTGATGATCAAATTATTAATTTGACAAAGCGTGAGTACGACTTGTTATTAACATTGGTAGAAAATATTAATGTGGTTCAATCTCGTGAGCAACTATTAAAAGAAGTTTGGGGTTTTGATTCTGAAGTAGAAACGAATGTTGTTGATGTGTATATTCGTTATTTGCGTAATAAGATTGATGATCCTGAAAGTAAAGCGTCATATATCCAAACAGTACGTGGCACTGGCTACGTGATGCGCAGCTAA
- a CDS encoding YqeG family HAD IIIA-type phosphatase, which translates to MRLEHFTPTYMVERIYDLTVEDLKARGIKTVLADLDNTLLAWNNPDGTPELKKWLQDLRDGGIELIVVSNNTTKRVEKAVKPLDVKFVSWSLKPLPRGILHVLRTHHLKRQEVIMVGDQLLTDVWAAHSAGVRSVLVQRLIESDMWQTWLNRRIEKYVKKIVFQAHPHLKWEKTLRDN; encoded by the coding sequence ATGCGCTTAGAACACTTTACACCAACATATATGGTTGAACGAATTTATGATTTGACTGTTGAAGATTTAAAAGCGCGTGGTATCAAAACTGTACTCGCGGATTTAGACAATACATTGTTAGCGTGGAACAACCCAGATGGAACGCCTGAACTAAAGAAGTGGTTACAAGATTTACGAGATGGTGGTATTGAACTAATTGTGGTTTCTAATAATACTACGAAACGCGTCGAAAAAGCAGTTAAACCGCTTGATGTCAAATTTGTTTCATGGTCGTTAAAGCCGCTGCCACGAGGTATCTTGCATGTATTACGCACGCATCATTTGAAACGACAAGAAGTCATTATGGTGGGAGATCAACTGTTAACTGATGTCTGGGCAGCGCATAGTGCTGGTGTACGTAGTGTACTTGTACAACGCTTAATTGAGTCAGATATGTGGCAAACATGGTTAAATCGTCGCATTGAGAAATATGTCAAAAAAATTGTGTTTCAAGCACATCCGCACTTAAAATGGGAGAAAACGTTACGTGACAACTGA
- the rsfS gene encoding ribosome silencing factor — translation MTITALNVQDTLNTAVQAVDNKKANNIVALDMREVSLMADYFVIADATSTRQVQAIATEVKDKIQEAGGSVRFMEGFQAGEWVLMDLGDVIVHIFSTEGRDFYNLERLWNDAPYVNLDNLLTEN, via the coding sequence ATGACAATAACAGCATTAAATGTACAAGATACTTTAAATACTGCCGTGCAGGCAGTTGATAACAAGAAAGCAAATAATATTGTTGCACTTGATATGCGCGAAGTGAGCTTGATGGCCGATTATTTCGTTATTGCAGACGCTACGTCTACACGACAGGTACAAGCTATTGCTACGGAAGTTAAAGATAAAATACAAGAAGCGGGTGGATCGGTTCGCTTTATGGAAGGATTTCAAGCAGGTGAATGGGTCCTTATGGATTTAGGGGATGTTATCGTCCACATATTCTCAACAGAAGGCCGTGATTTTTACAACCTAGAACGTTTGTGGAATGATGCTCCTTATGTTAATCTTGATAATTTATTAACAGAGAATTAA
- a CDS encoding peptidoglycan-binding protein translates to MDYMMKRIMIISALLTGLSLVVLGTQLETENQPAEAASMNKTVNVKAVSSAISSFTDVQLTTSKATPKKVVAPSENNEVKANSQSSESQEKVVDAPQVTGVSSEVVTTDTPKAIATVNETQSMQAVTASNQSTQSSTAPEMPVASSDIQWLIQHESGGNVNAQNGAYYGIGQLSENYYAQYVPGKDYHGNYAVQLEAMQKYISARYGTVANAIAHWQANNWY, encoded by the coding sequence ATGGATTACATGATGAAGAGAATAATGATAATAAGTGCCCTATTAACTGGTTTGTCTTTAGTTGTTTTGGGAACACAACTTGAAACAGAAAATCAGCCTGCTGAAGCTGCCAGCATGAATAAAACCGTAAATGTCAAGGCAGTTAGTTCTGCCATTTCATCATTTACGGATGTTCAACTTACTACGAGTAAAGCGACACCTAAAAAAGTAGTAGCTCCAAGTGAGAACAATGAAGTTAAAGCGAATTCACAATCAAGTGAATCACAAGAAAAAGTTGTAGATGCGCCGCAAGTAACTGGTGTATCTTCTGAAGTGGTGACAACCGACACGCCAAAGGCAATCGCTACTGTAAATGAGACGCAATCAATGCAGGCTGTTACAGCAAGTAATCAGTCAACACAGAGTTCAACTGCACCAGAAATGCCGGTTGCATCATCAGACATACAATGGTTAATCCAACATGAAAGTGGTGGAAATGTCAACGCTCAAAACGGTGCATACTACGGCATTGGTCAGTTATCTGAAAATTATTATGCGCAATATGTGCCAGGAAAAGATTACCATGGCAATTACGCAGTCCAACTAGAAGCAATGCAGAAGTATATCTCTGCTCGCTATGGGACTGTGGCTAATGCTATTGCGCATTGGCAAGCTAATAATTGGTATTAG
- the yidC gene encoding membrane protein insertase YidC: MKQLKRVLTFAFVIFDIILLTGGYNQDSRMYRWIGQPLAELMTSIAHFIGGVNGIGWAIIVITAIFRLILLPFFLNQQVNTTVNQIKMQKLKPEIDKLQTLSRKAATTEEQQKASMAMMSLYRENNVSVIGGISFLTMAMQLPVFSGLYSAILHAPALQGASFLGFDLGKPQLVFAIVAGIVYLIQAWLMMQHMPEEQRKTSAAMMFVSPVMIFVFAMIASGAIGLYFVIGGVFALIQTLIQHYQRPGLEKRVTAEFKIQKTADDLMAEDIKIPNANPGNTKVTDEPSVLKNQNKKNRNAGKQQRSK; this comes from the coding sequence ATGAAACAATTAAAACGCGTTCTGACGTTTGCGTTTGTTATTTTTGATATTATTTTGCTTACTGGTGGTTATAATCAAGACAGTAGGATGTATCGTTGGATTGGTCAGCCATTGGCTGAATTAATGACTAGTATCGCTCATTTTATTGGTGGTGTTAACGGTATTGGCTGGGCAATTATTGTTATAACTGCAATTTTCCGATTAATTTTATTGCCATTTTTCTTGAATCAACAAGTTAATACGACTGTCAATCAAATTAAAATGCAGAAATTAAAGCCCGAGATTGATAAACTACAAACTTTATCTCGTAAGGCAGCGACGACAGAAGAACAGCAAAAAGCCAGCATGGCTATGATGTCGTTATATCGAGAAAATAATGTCAGCGTTATTGGTGGCATTTCATTTTTAACAATGGCAATGCAATTACCTGTTTTTTCAGGACTATATTCTGCTATTCTGCATGCGCCAGCTTTGCAAGGGGCCTCTTTCTTAGGATTTGATCTTGGAAAACCGCAATTAGTTTTTGCCATTGTTGCCGGTATTGTATATCTGATTCAGGCTTGGCTAATGATGCAACATATGCCTGAGGAACAACGTAAGACATCAGCCGCAATGATGTTTGTTAGTCCTGTAATGATTTTTGTGTTTGCTATGATTGCAAGTGGTGCTATTGGCTTATACTTTGTTATCGGTGGTGTATTCGCTTTAATCCAGACATTAATTCAACACTATCAACGTCCTGGGTTAGAAAAACGCGTTACAGCTGAATTTAAAATTCAAAAAACAGCTGATGATTTAATGGCAGAGGATATTAAAATACCAAATGCCAATCCAGGAAATACAAAAGTTACTGATGAACCAAGCGTTCTAAAAAATCAAAACAAAAAAAATCGCAATGCTGGAAAGCAACAGCGGTCGAAGTAA
- a CDS encoding nucleotidyltransferase, whose product MQAVGIITEYNPFHNGHIYHIQQAKKLTGADVVVAVMSGNFVQRGEPALFDKWQRTQMALENGVDLVIELPTFFAVQPSHIFADGAIQLLSALGVDNIVFGSEHPEVDFLSLAKQAPTIAEGQEFKNHTQTFASAYAKQLEAETSFKLEEPNDILALGYASAILNQQANIGIIPIQRAEANYHDTNFTDEQSIASASSIRLALRKGKTEKIQNVIPKATKVALASAANTMDFESKFWSMLKYRLTTDTVGQLGQIYQMAEGLEHRFAKTALNDSGPQSYQSFIKSTKSKRYTFTRIQRTLLYTLMNIKVDQMQTAMQNPYLRILGFTSAGQQYLNEIKKQVTLPLISKVDSSLTKSNLRLDYKAGKVWQLLANENAATQDVTRMPLYWEK is encoded by the coding sequence ATGCAAGCAGTCGGAATAATAACGGAATATAATCCATTTCATAATGGGCATATTTATCATATTCAACAGGCCAAAAAATTAACAGGTGCGGATGTGGTTGTAGCCGTTATGTCTGGTAACTTTGTGCAACGTGGTGAACCAGCCTTATTTGATAAATGGCAAAGGACGCAAATGGCTCTGGAAAATGGTGTGGATTTAGTCATTGAACTACCTACTTTTTTTGCAGTACAACCAAGTCATATTTTTGCTGACGGGGCGATTCAATTATTATCCGCTCTTGGTGTTGATAATATTGTATTTGGTAGTGAGCATCCAGAGGTTGATTTCCTATCTTTAGCGAAACAAGCACCAACTATCGCAGAAGGACAAGAATTTAAGAATCATACGCAAACCTTTGCCAGTGCCTATGCTAAACAATTAGAGGCGGAAACTAGCTTTAAACTGGAAGAGCCTAATGATATTCTGGCGCTTGGTTACGCTAGTGCTATTCTAAATCAACAGGCTAACATTGGCATTATACCTATTCAACGCGCTGAAGCAAATTATCATGACACCAACTTTACGGATGAACAATCGATTGCCTCAGCGTCATCTATTCGTTTAGCTTTACGTAAAGGGAAAACTGAAAAGATCCAAAATGTTATTCCTAAGGCGACCAAAGTAGCGCTAGCTAGCGCTGCCAATACAATGGATTTCGAAAGTAAATTCTGGTCAATGTTGAAGTATCGGCTAACAACAGATACAGTTGGTCAACTAGGCCAAATTTATCAAATGGCCGAGGGATTAGAGCACCGTTTTGCTAAAACAGCTCTAAATGATTCTGGTCCACAAAGTTATCAAAGTTTTATTAAATCAACCAAATCTAAGCGGTATACGTTCACACGAATACAGCGCACGTTATTGTATACTTTGATGAATATTAAGGTAGACCAGATGCAGACAGCTATGCAGAATCCATACTTGCGTATTCTAGGATTTACTTCAGCTGGGCAGCAATACCTAAATGAAATTAAAAAACAAGTGACCCTGCCCCTTATCAGTAAAGTTGATTCAAGTTTGACTAAAAGCAATCTGCGCTTAGATTATAAAGCTGGTAAAGTGTGGCAATTGCTGGCAAATGAAAATGCGGCAACACAAGATGTGACACGAATGCCATTATATTGGGAGAAATAG
- a CDS encoding DUF1440 domain-containing protein gives MLEFMLAVVVIGTVAGIISGMVKIGWEAILPPRTQARDETNPPQRLLQQMGVPRKWTHAYFYYATDQKVHYVALIMHFSFSIAFGILLVLFDQFFPMAMLGQGSVYGIVIWIAFHIIILPATKTIPSALKQPFSEHLSEFLGHIVWGWSMYLIMIALLVVTNWLPNY, from the coding sequence ATGTTGGAATTTATGTTGGCTGTCGTTGTAATTGGGACGGTAGCAGGGATTATTTCCGGAATGGTTAAGATTGGCTGGGAAGCTATTTTGCCGCCAAGAACACAAGCACGTGATGAAACGAATCCGCCACAGCGGTTGCTGCAACAAATGGGTGTACCACGAAAATGGACACACGCCTATTTTTATTATGCTACTGATCAAAAAGTACACTATGTAGCGTTAATCATGCATTTTTCTTTCTCGATTGCTTTCGGTATATTATTGGTTTTGTTTGATCAATTTTTCCCCATGGCTATGCTTGGACAAGGTAGTGTGTATGGTATTGTGATTTGGATTGCTTTCCATATTATTATTTTACCAGCTACGAAAACTATTCCGTCTGCTTTAAAGCAACCATTTTCAGAACATTTATCTGAGTTTTTGGGTCATATTGTATGGGGGTGGTCAATGTACTTAATCATGATTGCACTACTTGTGGTAACTAATTGGTTACCAAATTACTAA
- a CDS encoding HAMP domain-containing protein: MDNNEKETTKKAVRRFSLRWQLALGMASGFFVIFIVFALLLSGLIKNHYGVLPNEVIFWLWLTIAFGGLAIFIFALILTKVILRPVRLIEATIEAFEDDPMTEVRASEIGANDEFSDLTRILNRTIDRLQALIGAQQQFVSDVSHELRTPVTIVKGHMELLNRWGKDDPEVLEDSIKSSLAEVHRMETLINEMLNLTRAEQIPVDNVKEITDVGGTMHRVYDNFKMIHPDFSFTLDDDLSTKAKVKIRQDHMEQILIILADNAVKYSLDRHEIHFALSQTANRVEIGVQDFGEGLKPEDAKRVFDRFYRVDKARSRAKGGTGLGLSIAQRLVEAYGGTIALESAEGSGSIFTVYLPLYVEEKNESN, from the coding sequence ATGGATAATAATGAAAAAGAAACAACTAAAAAAGCTGTACGCCGATTCTCACTGCGCTGGCAGTTAGCACTTGGAATGGCGTCCGGCTTTTTTGTTATATTTATCGTATTTGCCTTATTACTTTCTGGATTGATAAAGAATCACTACGGTGTGTTACCAAATGAAGTTATTTTTTGGTTGTGGCTTACTATTGCTTTTGGTGGCTTGGCAATATTTATATTTGCACTAATCTTAACTAAAGTCATTTTGCGGCCGGTTCGGTTAATTGAAGCTACCATTGAAGCGTTTGAAGATGATCCGATGACGGAAGTACGTGCCAGTGAAATTGGTGCAAATGATGAATTCTCTGATTTAACTCGTATTCTAAATCGCACAATTGATCGTTTACAAGCATTAATCGGTGCACAGCAGCAATTTGTTTCAGATGTTTCCCATGAACTCCGAACGCCGGTAACAATCGTGAAAGGTCACATGGAACTTTTGAATCGTTGGGGTAAAGATGATCCAGAAGTTTTGGAAGATTCAATCAAATCCTCGCTGGCAGAAGTGCATCGAATGGAAACACTAATTAACGAAATGCTCAATTTAACACGTGCAGAGCAAATTCCAGTTGATAACGTGAAAGAAATTACTGACGTTGGCGGTACAATGCATCGTGTTTATGATAATTTTAAAATGATACATCCTGACTTTTCTTTTACCTTGGATGATGATTTATCAACCAAAGCAAAAGTTAAGATTCGTCAAGATCATATGGAGCAAATTCTAATCATTTTAGCCGATAATGCTGTAAAGTATTCTCTAGATCGTCATGAAATACATTTTGCTTTGTCACAAACGGCAAATCGCGTTGAAATCGGCGTACAAGACTTTGGTGAAGGATTAAAACCGGAAGATGCAAAACGTGTCTTCGACCGCTTTTATCGTGTTGATAAGGCGAGGTCACGAGCCAAGGGGGGAACTGGTCTGGGACTAAGCATTGCGCAACGTTTGGTAGAGGCTTATGGTGGTACAATTGCATTAGAAAGTGCAGAAGGATCAGGGTCAATTTTCACAGTCTATTTACCTTTGTATGTTGAGGAAAAAAATGAAAGCAATTGA